A region from the Tepidibacillus fermentans genome encodes:
- a CDS encoding UDP-N-acetylmuramoyl-L-alanyl-D-glutamate--2,6-diaminopimelate ligase — translation MKLSQLIEPLLTAKTIGNLDIEINGIEVDSRKVQPGSVFLCLPGFTADGHDFAPKAIENGAVALICERELSISVPQVIVKDSRFAMAFLADRFYGHPSQQLKVIGVTGTNGKTTTTHLIDKILTDQGNTTGLIGTIKMKIGNEIFDVKNTTPDALELQRSLAKMVEIGSDYAVMEVSSHALDMGRVRGVKYHVGVFTNLTQDHLDYHVTMEQYRHAKGLLFSQLGNVYSNEVCENQYAVLNVDDEATEYYRRITSAQVITYGIDRDADVKATNIKISAYGNEFTVETFKGSIDLQLKLVGKFNVYNALAAITVALIEGITLESIKKSLEEIDGIDGRFEPVALGQDFAVLVDYAHTPDSLENVLKTVKEFAKGKIYCVFGAGGDRDKTKRPLMGKIAVQYSDVAVVTSDNPRTEDPDQIIEDILAGIREMNTGADKYVAIVDRKKAIEYAIQKAEKNDVIVIAGKGHETYQILHDKVIHFDDREIAREAIRGKQQ, via the coding sequence ATGAAATTAAGCCAATTAATTGAGCCATTACTTACTGCAAAAACCATCGGAAATCTCGATATAGAAATAAATGGAATCGAAGTCGATTCACGGAAAGTTCAACCTGGGAGTGTATTTCTATGCTTACCTGGTTTCACTGCGGATGGTCACGATTTTGCGCCAAAGGCAATTGAAAACGGGGCAGTTGCACTGATCTGTGAACGTGAGTTATCAATCTCTGTTCCCCAAGTCATTGTAAAAGACAGCCGTTTTGCAATGGCGTTTTTGGCTGATCGCTTTTATGGTCATCCATCCCAGCAATTGAAAGTGATTGGTGTTACAGGAACAAATGGAAAAACAACAACGACCCATTTGATTGACAAAATTTTAACCGATCAAGGTAATACTACCGGTTTGATTGGAACGATTAAAATGAAGATCGGAAATGAGATATTTGATGTGAAAAATACCACACCAGATGCTCTTGAATTACAACGATCTTTGGCAAAGATGGTTGAGATCGGTTCGGATTATGCGGTGATGGAAGTCTCTTCCCATGCCCTAGATATGGGTAGAGTTCGTGGTGTCAAATATCATGTTGGGGTATTTACGAATCTGACCCAAGATCATTTAGACTATCATGTTACCATGGAGCAGTATCGCCATGCAAAGGGGCTTTTATTCTCTCAATTAGGGAATGTCTATTCTAACGAAGTATGTGAAAACCAATATGCCGTACTAAATGTGGATGATGAGGCCACTGAATATTATCGTAGAATTACATCTGCCCAAGTGATTACATATGGAATCGACCGTGATGCAGATGTTAAAGCAACAAACATCAAGATCTCCGCATACGGAAACGAATTTACGGTAGAAACATTTAAAGGTTCGATCGATCTCCAGTTAAAACTCGTTGGTAAATTCAACGTATACAATGCCTTAGCTGCGATTACCGTAGCATTGATTGAAGGCATAACTCTTGAATCGATTAAAAAAAGTTTAGAAGAAATTGACGGGATAGACGGCCGATTTGAACCTGTTGCATTGGGCCAAGACTTCGCCGTTTTAGTAGATTATGCTCACACTCCTGATAGTTTGGAAAATGTACTGAAGACCGTAAAAGAATTTGCAAAGGGTAAAATTTATTGTGTATTTGGAGCAGGTGGGGATCGAGATAAGACGAAGCGTCCATTAATGGGGAAAATTGCAGTTCAATATAGTGACGTGGCCGTTGTCACTTCTGATAATCCACGAACGGAGGATCCAGATCAAATCATCGAAGATATTTTAGCGGGAATACGTGAGATGAACACGGGAGCAGACAAATATGTTGCGATTGTCGATCGGAAAAAAGCGATTGAATACGCAATTCAAAAAGCAGAAAAGAATGATGTCATTGTAATCGCGGGAAAAGGACACGAAACATACCAAATTCTACATGACAAAGTCATTCATTTTGATGATCGGGAGATTGCAAGGGAAGCGATAAGGGGAAAACAACAATGA
- a CDS encoding UDP-N-acetylmuramoyl-tripeptide--D-alanyl-D-alanine ligase, giving the protein MKLKLREVIQAISGTVVPARVSDESIYGISTDSRKIGQGELFIPLVGEQYDGHDYIINVIQKGAVASLWNRSKSIPEGITIPLILVEDTLKALQELARYYRNKVNPKVVGVTGSNGKTTTKDLIASVLSTHYRVHKTKGNYNNHIGVPLTLLNMPEDTEVAVIEMGMNNRGEIEILTQIAYPDLAVITNIGESHLEFLKTRENIAAAKLEITKGLKENGILILNGDEPLLRTAMEKLDSSYHVIWVGSETGNDRFPIEIRQNLNDVQFRHSSGEEYSLPLLGVHNVINGLMAIEVGIQLGVPLSKIKEGLKHPDLTSMRLEKTITKNGSTLINDAYNASPTSMRASLQILTTFRQYQKRIAILGDMFELGEQAEYYHQEIGQLCASLKLDLLVTTGQLGRLIASSAIEHGMEKRHVYHFENVDEIAPFINQHSDPDSIILVKASRGMHLERVVQQLLS; this is encoded by the coding sequence ATGAAATTGAAATTAAGAGAAGTCATTCAAGCAATATCTGGTACTGTAGTGCCAGCGCGAGTATCGGATGAGAGTATATACGGAATTAGCACAGATTCAAGAAAAATAGGGCAAGGAGAACTTTTCATTCCTCTAGTTGGGGAACAGTATGATGGTCATGACTATATCATAAATGTGATACAAAAAGGTGCGGTTGCCTCTTTGTGGAATCGTTCAAAATCGATCCCAGAAGGGATTACAATTCCACTTATTCTAGTGGAAGATACGTTAAAGGCGTTACAAGAATTAGCACGGTATTATCGAAACAAAGTGAATCCGAAAGTCGTTGGTGTAACGGGAAGCAACGGGAAGACCACGACGAAAGATTTAATTGCCTCTGTTTTATCGACCCATTATCGAGTACACAAAACAAAGGGGAATTATAATAATCATATTGGTGTTCCTCTTACTCTACTTAATATGCCAGAAGATACAGAAGTTGCCGTAATTGAGATGGGGATGAATAATCGCGGTGAAATCGAGATACTAACCCAGATTGCTTATCCTGATCTTGCAGTAATTACCAATATTGGCGAGTCCCATCTTGAATTTCTAAAAACCAGAGAAAATATCGCAGCAGCAAAATTAGAGATTACAAAAGGTTTAAAAGAAAATGGTATACTGATTCTAAATGGAGATGAACCACTTTTACGAACAGCAATGGAAAAACTAGATTCATCTTATCATGTGATTTGGGTAGGAAGTGAAACCGGAAATGATCGGTTTCCAATCGAGATCAGACAAAATTTAAATGATGTTCAATTTCGACATTCGTCTGGAGAAGAATATTCACTTCCTTTACTTGGGGTTCATAATGTGATCAATGGACTCATGGCGATTGAGGTCGGGATTCAACTCGGTGTTCCTCTTTCCAAAATTAAAGAAGGTTTAAAACATCCTGATTTAACCAGTATGCGCTTAGAAAAAACGATCACGAAAAACGGAAGTACATTAATTAATGATGCTTATAACGCAAGCCCTACTTCGATGAGAGCAAGCCTTCAGATACTTACAACTTTTCGCCAATACCAAAAAAGAATTGCCATATTAGGGGATATGTTTGAACTTGGAGAACAAGCAGAGTATTATCATCAAGAGATTGGCCAATTATGTGCTTCCTTAAAGCTTGATTTATTAGTGACTACAGGGCAATTAGGCAGATTGATTGCAAGTAGCGCAATCGAGCATGGAATGGAAAAGAGGCATGTATACCATTTTGAGAATGTCGATGAAATAGCTCCCTTTATCAATCAGCATTCTGATCCAGATTCAATTATTCTTGTTAAAGCTTCAAGGGGCATGCATCTAGAACGAGTGGTCCAGCAACTTCTTTCCTAA
- a CDS encoding stage V sporulation protein D: MRRVSQVTVRKRIWLSFVIGSFLFVSLIGRLGYVQLAKGQWLADKAEDLWSRDIPVEAKRGKIFTRDGEVLAYNVSAPSVMAIPVQIKDPNYTAKELANILGMNQEKIYKLITQRELIVRVARKIPEEKAVQIEKLKLPGIAITEESKRYYPEKDLASHVLGFVGIDNQGLAGIEVVYDDLLKGKNGAISFYADAKGREMPNQSQRFTPPKNGYDLVLTIDKNIQSYIERELDQAVVTYNPDHAIAIAMDPNTGEILGMASRPNYDPSRFKEYPSEVYNRNLPIWMAYEPGSTFKIITLAASLQEKTINLDDHFFDPGYIKVADSTLHCWKDGGHGSETFLQVVENSCNPGFVVMGQKLGGDKLYSYIKNFGFGEKTGIDLYGEQKGILFNQKSMLNSVNLATTSFGQGVSVTPIQQVAAVAAAINGGKLLTPHLLKEVRDPETGDVLKTIQPQIKRQVISPETSKQVRQTLESVVSNGTGRNAYIDGYRIGGKTGTAQKVGPNGGYLDNNYIVSFIGFAPADKPEVVIYVAIDNPKGTVQFGGTVAAPIVKNIIDSTLQYLEIPKRKDQLEKKYRYGIDIPYVEVPNLIGQTKNDIIQSLYTNFTLEVEGTGNVVLQQIPKPGTRVEKGSTLRIYMGDNPKKGD, from the coding sequence GTGCGAAGAGTATCTCAAGTCACTGTTCGGAAAAGAATCTGGCTATCTTTCGTGATCGGGAGTTTTCTCTTTGTTTCACTCATTGGACGGCTTGGTTATGTTCAATTAGCAAAAGGACAATGGTTAGCGGATAAAGCAGAAGATTTATGGAGTCGGGATATTCCAGTTGAAGCCAAACGTGGTAAAATTTTTACTCGTGATGGTGAAGTATTAGCTTATAATGTTAGCGCTCCATCTGTCATGGCCATACCCGTTCAGATCAAGGATCCGAATTATACGGCAAAAGAGTTGGCGAATATCCTTGGAATGAATCAAGAAAAAATTTATAAATTAATTACGCAAAGAGAATTAATTGTTCGAGTCGCTCGGAAAATCCCTGAGGAAAAAGCGGTTCAAATCGAAAAATTAAAATTACCAGGGATTGCAATAACTGAAGAGAGCAAACGTTATTATCCTGAGAAAGATTTGGCCTCTCATGTTTTGGGTTTTGTCGGTATTGATAATCAAGGCTTGGCGGGTATTGAAGTCGTCTATGATGATTTACTAAAAGGAAAGAATGGAGCGATTTCCTTCTATGCTGATGCAAAAGGAAGGGAGATGCCTAATCAAAGTCAACGCTTCACTCCGCCAAAAAACGGTTATGATCTTGTGTTAACCATTGATAAAAATATACAATCCTATATCGAACGGGAATTAGACCAAGCTGTAGTGACCTATAATCCAGACCATGCAATCGCGATTGCGATGGACCCCAATACAGGGGAAATCTTGGGAATGGCTAGCAGGCCTAATTATGACCCGAGCCGGTTTAAAGAATATCCATCGGAAGTCTATAATCGCAATCTACCGATTTGGATGGCTTACGAACCAGGATCCACGTTTAAGATTATAACGTTGGCTGCATCATTACAGGAAAAAACGATTAACCTAGACGATCATTTTTTTGATCCGGGTTATATTAAAGTGGCGGATTCAACATTGCATTGCTGGAAAGATGGAGGTCATGGTTCGGAAACATTCTTACAAGTTGTTGAAAACTCATGCAACCCCGGTTTTGTTGTAATGGGACAAAAATTGGGTGGAGATAAACTTTATTCTTATATCAAAAATTTTGGTTTTGGTGAAAAGACAGGAATCGACCTTTATGGAGAACAAAAGGGTATTTTATTTAATCAAAAATCGATGTTAAATTCAGTGAATCTAGCAACAACATCGTTTGGTCAAGGGGTTTCGGTTACGCCGATTCAGCAAGTTGCAGCGGTAGCAGCTGCAATTAATGGTGGAAAATTATTAACGCCGCATTTGTTAAAAGAAGTACGTGATCCTGAAACTGGTGATGTACTAAAAACGATTCAACCACAGATAAAAAGACAAGTGATTTCTCCTGAAACATCGAAACAAGTTAGACAAACGTTAGAAAGTGTGGTTTCGAATGGAACGGGTCGAAATGCTTATATAGATGGCTATCGTATTGGTGGGAAGACGGGTACTGCTCAAAAAGTAGGACCTAATGGCGGATATTTAGATAACAATTATATTGTTTCCTTCATTGGTTTCGCACCCGCAGATAAACCTGAAGTGGTGATTTATGTAGCGATTGATAATCCGAAAGGAACCGTTCAGTTTGGTGGAACTGTTGCCGCACCGATTGTCAAAAATATTATTGATTCTACTTTGCAATACTTAGAAATACCAAAAAGAAAAGATCAGTTAGAGAAAAAATATCGTTACGGTATTGATATACCTTATGTAGAAGTACCCAATTTAATTGGTCAGACAAAAAATGATATCATTCAAAGCCTTTATACGAATTTCACTTTAGAAGTTGAAGGAACGGGTAATGTGGTACTTCAACAGATTCCAAAACCAGGAACTCGGGTCGAAAAAGGTTCTACTTTACGAATATATATGGGTGACAATCCGAAAAAAGGGGATTAA
- the ftsL gene encoding cell division protein FtsL, whose amino-acid sequence MVSYTNGNLAYQAREKETVQKKTVTKVKKSTMPIREKLFYLVMVLLVVVVASVIISNYAQIVEYNYLIQKQEQAIKAIQLENESLQLKIANLSSPERILSIAQKKLGMKLNEEQIVMLSNQLHNRQQ is encoded by the coding sequence ATGGTATCTTATACAAATGGAAATCTAGCATACCAAGCACGTGAAAAAGAAACAGTACAGAAAAAGACCGTTACAAAAGTAAAGAAATCAACAATGCCCATTAGGGAAAAATTATTCTATCTTGTAATGGTATTATTAGTTGTCGTAGTTGCTAGTGTGATCATTTCCAATTATGCGCAAATCGTAGAATATAATTATTTGATTCAAAAACAGGAACAAGCCATAAAAGCAATCCAACTTGAAAATGAAAGCCTTCAACTGAAAATTGCCAATTTAAGCTCACCAGAACGGATATTGTCGATTGCCCAAAAAAAGTTGGGAATGAAGTTAAACGAAGAACAAATTGTCATGTTGTCCAATCAATTACACAACCGTCAACAATAA
- the mraZ gene encoding division/cell wall cluster transcriptional repressor MraZ translates to MFMGEFQHNIDNKGRVIIPAKFREELGNTFVITRGLDQSLFVYPQSEWKQVEQKLKSLPFTKADARKFTRFFFSGAIECELDKQGRVMIPANLREYAELEKECVFIGVSNRVEIWSKKLWDSYYEESEESFNEIAEKIVDFDL, encoded by the coding sequence ATGTTTATGGGTGAATTTCAACATAATATTGATAATAAGGGCCGAGTCATTATTCCTGCCAAATTTCGTGAAGAATTAGGAAACACATTCGTCATCACAAGAGGTTTGGATCAATCATTATTCGTTTATCCACAATCAGAGTGGAAACAAGTAGAACAAAAATTAAAATCATTACCCTTTACCAAAGCTGATGCTAGGAAGTTTACCCGCTTTTTCTTCTCTGGAGCGATTGAATGCGAATTAGATAAACAAGGAAGAGTGATGATTCCTGCTAACTTGCGCGAATATGCAGAATTAGAAAAAGAATGTGTATTTATTGGTGTTTCCAATCGAGTTGAAATTTGGAGTAAGAAACTCTGGGATTCATACTATGAGGAATCGGAAGAATCATTCAATGAAATTGCAGAAAAAATCGTGGATTTTGACTTATAA
- a CDS encoding penicillin-binding protein, giving the protein MKKNINKRSLWIGLGVIILFLVLIGRIFYIQVVDAKMLQEKAQNLWDQSTVLEPKRGTIYDRNNEPLAYNASAYSVIAVLSKNYENHVVDPLTTAQKLAPLLNMDQSTLYSMLTKKVFQVELKNGGKKVDKDTADKIKELNLPGIFLREEAKRYYPNHSLAAYTLGFVNYKQDEKTNNEQQFGAMGIELQYDKELRGEPGELKVKRDPKGYQLPDGQELFKPAKDGNELVLTIDKTIQQYVENALDKADAMYHPKKMIAIVANPKTGEILAMSNRPDYDPNEYWEIQDYRNYATSYQFEPGSTFKIVTLAAAIQEGVFNPNETYQSGSIRVPGAVIKDHNNGRGWGRISFLEGVQRSSNVAFVHLGYERLGKEKLFSYIRDFGFDQKTGIDLPGESNGIMKDEAEARPSEVATMSFGQGVAVTPIQQVMAVSAVANGGHLMTPYIVKEIRDPKTHQIISKNEPIEKRRVISEEAARKTREVLEKVVQFDNRPGYIEGYHVAGKTGTAQIPNPNGKGYLKGKYIVSFIGFAPANDPKLLTYVVVEEPNVGNTPYFGSTIAAPIFKDIMQNSLRYLKVPMDTEVQSNVDESSYIRLDNVLNQSVSTVEKQFRVKGMNPIVIGGGKTVLAQYPKPGSQLAKGERIYLITVPKEEIRIPDLRGKSLREAMEYCTALGISFKPVGSGFVIEQSETPNTPYTGQILELKLSDQGIDNNPSEKENSQSSTAKSNRNE; this is encoded by the coding sequence ATGAAAAAGAACATCAATAAACGTTCACTCTGGATTGGTCTTGGTGTAATAATCCTTTTTCTGGTTTTAATTGGTCGTATTTTTTATATTCAAGTGGTTGATGCAAAAATGCTGCAAGAAAAAGCGCAAAATTTATGGGATCAATCCACGGTCTTAGAGCCAAAAAGGGGAACAATCTACGACCGAAATAATGAACCATTAGCATACAATGCTTCAGCATACTCTGTAATCGCCGTGCTATCCAAAAATTATGAGAATCATGTTGTTGATCCACTGACTACGGCACAAAAATTAGCACCGCTTCTTAATATGGATCAAAGTACATTATACTCAATGTTAACGAAGAAAGTTTTTCAAGTCGAATTGAAAAATGGTGGAAAAAAGGTTGATAAAGATACAGCCGATAAAATAAAGGAATTGAATTTGCCCGGAATTTTTTTACGTGAAGAAGCGAAAAGATATTATCCAAATCATTCTCTAGCCGCCTATACGTTAGGATTTGTGAATTATAAGCAAGATGAAAAAACGAATAATGAGCAACAGTTCGGTGCAATGGGAATTGAATTACAATATGACAAAGAATTACGTGGAGAACCTGGAGAATTAAAGGTGAAACGAGACCCAAAAGGATACCAATTACCTGATGGGCAAGAATTATTCAAACCAGCGAAAGATGGGAATGAACTGGTATTAACGATTGATAAAACCATTCAACAGTATGTAGAGAATGCTTTAGATAAAGCAGATGCGATGTACCACCCGAAAAAGATGATCGCAATTGTTGCGAACCCGAAAACAGGGGAAATCTTAGCCATGTCAAATCGGCCTGATTATGATCCGAATGAGTATTGGGAGATACAGGATTACCGGAACTATGCAACCAGTTACCAATTTGAACCTGGTTCTACGTTTAAAATTGTAACGTTAGCGGCAGCAATTCAGGAAGGAGTCTTCAATCCAAATGAAACATATCAGTCGGGATCGATTCGTGTCCCAGGGGCAGTTATAAAAGACCATAACAATGGACGTGGATGGGGCAGGATCTCTTTCTTAGAAGGTGTTCAACGTTCTAGTAACGTCGCTTTTGTTCATTTAGGGTATGAGCGTTTAGGAAAAGAAAAACTTTTCTCTTATATTCGAGATTTTGGGTTTGACCAAAAAACAGGAATCGATTTACCAGGTGAATCGAATGGAATTATGAAAGATGAAGCGGAAGCTAGGCCGAGTGAAGTAGCTACGATGTCTTTTGGCCAAGGGGTAGCAGTTACACCAATTCAACAAGTGATGGCCGTTTCGGCAGTAGCAAATGGTGGGCATTTAATGACACCTTATATCGTCAAGGAAATACGAGATCCAAAGACACACCAAATCATTAGTAAAAATGAACCTATCGAGAAAAGAAGAGTAATTTCTGAAGAAGCTGCTCGTAAAACAAGAGAAGTTTTAGAGAAAGTCGTCCAATTTGATAATCGTCCAGGATATATCGAAGGATATCATGTTGCAGGTAAAACGGGAACAGCACAAATACCGAATCCAAATGGAAAGGGTTATTTAAAAGGGAAATATATTGTTTCTTTTATTGGCTTTGCCCCAGCCAACGATCCAAAACTACTAACCTATGTTGTTGTAGAAGAGCCGAACGTAGGAAATACGCCTTACTTTGGTAGTACAATTGCTGCACCGATCTTTAAAGATATTATGCAAAATAGTCTTCGTTATCTAAAAGTACCAATGGATACCGAAGTGCAGTCAAATGTTGACGAGTCAAGTTATATCAGACTCGATAATGTTCTTAATCAATCGGTTTCTACCGTAGAGAAGCAGTTCAGAGTGAAAGGAATGAATCCCATTGTTATTGGTGGAGGGAAAACGGTATTAGCTCAATATCCGAAGCCAGGAAGTCAATTAGCAAAAGGTGAACGTATTTATTTAATTACTGTTCCCAAAGAGGAGATACGAATACCTGACCTTAGAGGAAAATCTCTTCGTGAAGCGATGGAGTATTGTACGGCATTAGGTATTTCTTTTAAACCAGTAGGCAGTGGTTTTGTAATCGAACAAAGTGAAACACCTAACACACCTTATACTGGTCAAATTTTAGAATTAAAGTTAAGTGATCAGGGAATTGATAACAACCCATCAGAAAAAGAGAATTCTCAAAGTTCTACAGCAAAATCAAATAGAAACGAGTGA
- the rsmH gene encoding 16S rRNA (cytosine(1402)-N(4))-methyltransferase RsmH — MFKHTTVLLHEAVASLNIRGDGIYVDCTLGGGGHSERIASMLDEGGHLFSLDQDDHAIESAKERLKPYKNRITLIKTNFRYLKEVLLDQGIEQVDGVLFDLGVSSPQLDEGERGFSYQHDAPLDMRMDQSQELTAEMVVNEWSEQELAQMIYQYGEEKFSRQIAKKIVEHRSKKRIETTGELVDIIKEAIPAPARRTGPHPAKRTFQAIRIAVNDELNVFEKAIHDAIDILKPTGRVSVITFHSLEDRICKQVFTEYAQGCVCPPDFPICTCGQTPRVKIVTKKPIVPSEHELRNNPRARSAKLRIAEKL, encoded by the coding sequence ATGTTTAAACATACCACAGTTTTATTACATGAAGCAGTTGCTAGCCTAAATATCAGAGGAGACGGAATTTATGTGGATTGTACGTTAGGTGGAGGAGGACATTCAGAACGAATCGCATCCATGTTAGACGAGGGTGGTCACCTCTTTAGTCTAGATCAAGATGATCATGCGATTGAATCTGCCAAAGAACGGCTAAAACCCTATAAAAATCGTATCACGTTAATTAAAACCAATTTTCGATACCTAAAAGAGGTTTTACTCGATCAGGGAATCGAGCAAGTGGATGGTGTGCTTTTTGATTTAGGAGTATCTTCCCCACAGTTAGATGAAGGAGAAAGAGGGTTTAGCTATCAACATGATGCTCCATTGGATATGAGGATGGATCAGAGTCAAGAATTAACAGCAGAGATGGTTGTAAACGAGTGGTCAGAACAAGAACTCGCACAAATGATATACCAATATGGGGAAGAAAAATTTTCCCGGCAGATCGCCAAAAAAATTGTAGAACATCGTAGTAAAAAAAGGATCGAAACAACGGGTGAGCTAGTCGATATCATTAAAGAAGCAATTCCAGCACCAGCTAGAAGAACAGGACCTCATCCGGCAAAAAGAACTTTTCAGGCCATTCGGATTGCGGTTAATGATGAGTTGAACGTATTTGAGAAGGCAATTCATGATGCAATTGACATACTAAAACCAACGGGTAGGGTAAGTGTCATTACCTTTCATTCATTAGAAGACCGAATTTGCAAACAAGTATTTACGGAGTATGCACAGGGATGTGTTTGTCCACCAGATTTTCCGATTTGTACCTGTGGGCAAACTCCGAGAGTAAAAATCGTAACCAAAAAACCAATCGTTCCAAGTGAGCATGAATTAAGGAACAACCCTAGGGCACGTTCAGCAAAATTAAGAATCGCGGAGAAACTTTAG